DNA sequence from the Hoylesella buccalis ATCC 35310 genome:
CCAAAGGTTACCTTTGGGTCTTTGGGCATAGACTGCACCTCGAGGCTGAGGATGCGCAGCTCATTCATCACCCATGCCACGCAATCGGGTACCATTCCCAAGTCTTCGGCACACACCAACATGCGGGTAGCCTGTACCAATTTAGGCAATTTCTTCATCGCCTCGTGATACCAGAACTGGTTGTTGCGGCGATAGTAGTACTCGTTGTACAAACGGTTGAACGCCTGTTTGTCCACATCCCACAGACTTTCGTAGATGAAGTTGAATTGTGCCGTGATGCGTGGGTGGAACAGATGTGGGTTCTTCTTGTCACGAACAAACAACACATCGTTGGCAAGTGCATACAGTCCGTCGCGTATCCATGTGTTCTTCTCGTCCATTTCTTGCCCCTCGAAGGCTGCTTCAATCTTGCGCTCGGTGTTGAAATGCTCGTTCAGCTCAAACACGTCGTCGTGAATATGGTTGAGGTATTTGGCGATGACCTCTTCACGATGTTCGCCAAATACCCTGTCGATGACCCAGTTGCGGACGTAAGGCTTGGTAAACAAATCTTCTTGGAAGTTGAGTCCGTAGGATGCTATCTCCTCGCGCGACATGCCCAGCGAGGGCGAAAACTGACCGCACAAGCCGTTGACACAGCTGATAGGTATTTCCCAAATGCGGAAGAATCCCAATACATGGTCGATGCGATAAGCGTCGAAGAACTCTGCCATGTTCTTGAAACGGCGTTCCCACCAGGCGCATCCGTCTTTCAACATCTCGTCCCAGTTGTAGGTGGGGAACCCCCAATTCTGTCCGTTTACAGAGAAATCATCGGGTGGCGCACCTGCCTGTCCGTCCATGTTGAAGTATTTGGGTTCTACCCAAACGTCACAACCGTGACGACTCACTCCAATCGGCACATCGCCTTTGAGTACGATGCGCTTGCTTTGTGCGTAGGCGTGCGCCTCCTTCATTTGGGTGTATAGCACAAACTGCACGAAGTAGTAGAACGCTACTTGTTGATATGCCTTGTTGCTTGGGGTGCTCAACGCCTTGCGGTCAGCCTCGTTCCATGTGTGGTGGTCGTTCCATTGTGTAGCGTCTGCCGTTCCGTATTGGTCGCGCAGGTAGCAGAACTGTGCGTAAGGCACCAGCCAGCGAGCGCTCTTTTCGAAGAACGCCTTGTATGCCTTGGTGCCCAAGGTGCGTTTGCCCTCTTGTTTGAAGAGCAGCTGTAAGAAATCTATCTTGCTTTTCATCACGCGCACATAGTCTATCTGTGGCAGGCAGTTCAGCTCTTCTTGCAAAGCGTCAAATTGCGCTTGCTGTTCCTTGTCGTTGAGTTTGGGCAATTGGCGCAAGTCGCAATAGAGCGGATGCAACGCAAACACGCTGATGCAGCTATATGGGTAAGAGTCGGTGTAAGTATAAGTGGCTGTGGTGTCGTTGATGGGCAACAACTGAAGAACATGCTGTCCCGTGGCTTCCACAAAGTCAATCATTGCCTTGAGGTCGCCAAAGTCGCCCACGCCAAAGCTGCCTTTGCTGCGTAGTGAGAATACGGGTACTAACGTTCCAGCCACCTTTGTGTTGGGCATGGGCATGAAAGCCTGATCCAGGTGGTACACCACTACGTCGCCACGGTTGAGCTTGGGTACGTCAATGGTGCGGTTGAAGCACGGTTCCCACATAGGCTCCTTGGAGGGATTAGCATACGACAGGGCAGCAAACTTTAGTTCTATGTGCTGCTCGCTCAGTGTTTCAGCGTCCACGTCCACCACCCATTCGTTGTGCTGGTGCTGGGTCATGGGCAGTGCCTTGCTGATGTTCCACTCGCCAAATGCCTCGGTGTCGCCCGACAGTACTAAATATTGATCGGGTTTGAGTTGTGGAGAACGTACAATGATGCGCACCGTCTTGTCGTAAGTCGTGGGCTGCAGGGCTTGCAACGTGCTGCGGTGAAGGCAGTCGGTGAAAGCCGAAGAGTACAGATACAAGTCTTCTGGTATCTGCATCCAGTGGTCGTACACATGGTATTGCTTCGCTTTGGCTGCCGTGAGGTCAAGCTGGTGGGTAAGAGTGGTCCACTCCTTGCGCGTCACCTTTCCGTCACATTCTACCGAGTAGTAGTAGCAAAGGGAAGCATGGTCTGCGGAGGCAGGCAGCTTGAGGTCGCACTGCCAGTGCAGTCCGTCGGTGGTGTACATTCTATAAGGGGTATAAAGCCCATCTGCAGGCTGACCTTCATTCACTACATTCAAGATGAGGTCTTCCCCAAAAACTGTTTTGTATTCAATGTTAAATAATAGATTCATAAACTAAGGAGTAGTAGTTGGTTTACTTTAGGTTTGGTTCTTATTTATGCAAATGTATAAATAATAAATAAGGTGATGTTGCTTTGGAACGCTAATTGTCGAAAAAATATTATGCAATCGTTTGCACATGCGTTGCTTTTCCCTCCCGATTGTAGGTGCCGTGGGGATGAGTTTTGTCCGATTATTTGGTCATTTCAAAATCTTCATTCTAGCTTCTCGAGAAGGTGATTTTAACCCTTTGAAGGTCGGTTTTTACACCTTGACGAGCCAAAAGCATAGAGTTTGTTTGCACAGAACAATGTTTTTGAAGAGAAAA
Encoded proteins:
- a CDS encoding 4-alpha-glucanotransferase, producing the protein MNLLFNIEYKTVFGEDLILNVVNEGQPADGLYTPYRMYTTDGLHWQCDLKLPASADHASLCYYYSVECDGKVTRKEWTTLTHQLDLTAAKAKQYHVYDHWMQIPEDLYLYSSAFTDCLHRSTLQALQPTTYDKTVRIIVRSPQLKPDQYLVLSGDTEAFGEWNISKALPMTQHQHNEWVVDVDAETLSEQHIELKFAALSYANPSKEPMWEPCFNRTIDVPKLNRGDVVVYHLDQAFMPMPNTKVAGTLVPVFSLRSKGSFGVGDFGDLKAMIDFVEATGQHVLQLLPINDTTATYTYTDSYPYSCISVFALHPLYCDLRQLPKLNDKEQQAQFDALQEELNCLPQIDYVRVMKSKIDFLQLLFKQEGKRTLGTKAYKAFFEKSARWLVPYAQFCYLRDQYGTADATQWNDHHTWNEADRKALSTPSNKAYQQVAFYYFVQFVLYTQMKEAHAYAQSKRIVLKGDVPIGVSRHGCDVWVEPKYFNMDGQAGAPPDDFSVNGQNWGFPTYNWDEMLKDGCAWWERRFKNMAEFFDAYRIDHVLGFFRIWEIPISCVNGLCGQFSPSLGMSREEIASYGLNFQEDLFTKPYVRNWVIDRVFGEHREEVIAKYLNHIHDDVFELNEHFNTERKIEAAFEGQEMDEKNTWIRDGLYALANDVLFVRDKKNPHLFHPRITAQFNFIYESLWDVDKQAFNRLYNEYYYRRNNQFWYHEAMKKLPKLVQATRMLVCAEDLGMVPDCVAWVMNELRILSLEVQSMPKDPKVTFGYLPGNPYRSVATISSHDMPTLRQWWDEDYPRTQHYYNTMLGKEGPAPHPLPGWLARDIIWQHLASPSMLCILSIQDWLSMDERLRLDDANAERINIPANPKHYWRYRMHLNIEDMLTDNSLVSNLCELNSQSGRG